A genomic stretch from Nocardia wallacei includes:
- a CDS encoding TIGR03085 family metal-binding protein — protein MSMAQRERRALVVTMTAAGPDAPTLCGTWTVRDLAAHLVVRERRPDAAPGIMLKPLAGHLESVQERAARRPFTALLEQIRTGPPWWSPLYPVDAVVNLTEMFVHHEDVRRGEPGWEPRTLSGSDEAKLWNAVRRMARMAYRKSPVTVVLTTPQGERVTAHNAGGDAVILTGPPSELLLHAFGRNEVRLETSGPDDDVKAVFATDRSV, from the coding sequence ATGAGTATGGCCCAACGGGAGCGGCGCGCCCTGGTCGTGACCATGACCGCCGCGGGCCCGGACGCACCGACGCTGTGCGGCACGTGGACCGTGCGCGACCTGGCCGCGCACCTGGTGGTGCGGGAGCGCCGCCCCGACGCCGCACCCGGCATCATGCTGAAACCCCTTGCGGGCCACCTGGAATCGGTGCAGGAGCGTGCCGCCCGGCGGCCGTTCACCGCGTTGCTGGAGCAGATCCGCACCGGCCCGCCGTGGTGGTCGCCGCTGTATCCGGTGGACGCGGTGGTCAACCTCACCGAGATGTTCGTCCACCACGAGGACGTGCGCCGCGGCGAACCCGGTTGGGAGCCACGGACATTGAGCGGGTCCGACGAGGCCAAGCTGTGGAACGCGGTGCGCCGGATGGCCCGCATGGCCTACCGCAAGTCCCCCGTGACGGTGGTACTGACCACGCCGCAGGGCGAGCGCGTCACCGCCCACAACGCGGGGGGCGACGCGGTGATCCTCACCGGCCCACCCTCCGAACTCCTGCTGCACGCCTTCGGCCGCAACGAGGTACGCCTCGAAACCAGCGGCCCGGACGACGACGTCAAGGCGGTCTTCGCCACCGATCGCAGCGTCTGA
- a CDS encoding nuclear transport factor 2 family protein → MHPFRQAVESHDAAAIEALLADDVVFTSPVAFKPYPGKAITAAIIRGVMRVFEDFRYVREIADADGREAALMFEATVRGKRLTGCDFVRVNDAGKVADLMVMVRPLSAATALAEAMGAQFDRIQREAAEQLEREAAGA, encoded by the coding sequence ATGCATCCGTTCCGGCAAGCGGTGGAATCCCACGACGCGGCGGCCATCGAGGCGCTGCTGGCCGACGACGTGGTGTTCACCAGCCCCGTGGCATTCAAGCCGTATCCGGGTAAGGCCATCACGGCGGCGATCATTCGCGGTGTGATGCGGGTGTTCGAGGACTTCCGCTACGTCCGTGAGATCGCCGATGCGGACGGGCGCGAGGCGGCGCTGATGTTCGAGGCGACCGTGCGGGGCAAGCGGCTCACCGGCTGCGACTTCGTGCGAGTGAACGATGCGGGCAAGGTAGCGGACCTGATGGTGATGGTGCGCCCGCTCTCGGCGGCGACCGCGCTCGCGGAGGCGATGGGCGCGCAATTCGACCGGATCCAGCGCGAGGCGGCCGAGCAACTCGAGCGCGAGGCGGCCGGCGCCTAA
- a CDS encoding YciI family protein, with amino-acid sequence MPIFAVHYTYSAATAPARDEHRPAHRAWLSGLVDQGVVLSTGPYPDGSGALILFRAADAAAMEKLLAEDPFARQGVIDAKRFVQWQPVMGAFAD; translated from the coding sequence GTGCCGATCTTCGCCGTCCACTACACCTACTCCGCGGCCACCGCGCCCGCCCGCGACGAGCACCGGCCCGCACATCGGGCGTGGCTGTCCGGGCTGGTGGATCAGGGCGTGGTGCTGTCGACGGGTCCCTACCCGGACGGCTCGGGCGCGCTGATCCTGTTCCGCGCCGCCGACGCCGCGGCCATGGAGAAGCTGCTGGCCGAGGATCCGTTCGCGCGCCAGGGAGTGATCGACGCCAAGCGATTCGTGCAGTGGCAGCCGGTCATGGGCGCCTTCGCCGACTGA
- a CDS encoding mechanosensitive ion channel family protein gives MDEVLRPLIVFGGTLAVTVAVGVLIDRLLCYAATKHPRTRLPGLLRRVQLPLQLLLATAGLQFTYPMAELHLRQDAVIRNLLATAAILAAAWLTIRAVDAVAENTLDKYAGRTADTARVRRLHTQLTLVRRIVTTVLALTSAAVVMLLLFPNLRTLGTSLLASAGIIGIIAGVAAQSTLGNLMAGLQIAFGDSVKIGDTVVVEGEWGTVEEITLSFLTVRIWDDRRLTMPVSYFNNKPYENWSKGGPQLTGTVFLHLDHSTPVAELREHLHDYLRQRPDWDGRDWNLLVTDSTPTSIVVRASMSARNADDVWTLRCAVREELVAWLGAYHPYALPKISTAVAAPAHALAD, from the coding sequence TTGGATGAAGTACTACGCCCGCTCATCGTTTTCGGCGGCACGCTCGCGGTCACGGTAGCGGTCGGCGTACTGATCGACCGGCTGCTGTGCTACGCCGCGACCAAGCACCCGCGGACCCGACTGCCCGGCCTGCTGCGCCGGGTGCAGCTGCCACTGCAGCTCCTACTGGCAACGGCCGGACTGCAATTCACCTATCCGATGGCGGAACTGCACCTGCGCCAGGACGCCGTGATACGCAATCTGCTGGCCACCGCGGCGATCCTGGCCGCCGCCTGGCTCACCATCCGTGCCGTCGACGCCGTCGCCGAGAACACTCTGGACAAGTACGCCGGCCGCACCGCCGACACCGCGCGGGTGCGCCGCCTGCACACCCAGCTCACCCTGGTGCGCCGCATCGTCACCACGGTCTTGGCGTTGACCAGCGCGGCCGTGGTGATGCTGCTGCTGTTCCCGAATCTGCGCACGCTGGGGACCTCGCTGCTGGCGTCGGCCGGCATCATCGGCATCATCGCCGGTGTCGCGGCACAGTCGACGCTCGGCAACCTGATGGCCGGGCTGCAGATCGCCTTCGGCGATTCGGTGAAGATCGGCGACACCGTGGTGGTCGAGGGGGAGTGGGGCACCGTCGAGGAGATCACCCTGTCGTTTCTGACCGTGCGGATCTGGGACGATCGCCGACTGACCATGCCCGTCTCCTACTTCAACAACAAGCCCTACGAGAACTGGTCCAAGGGCGGCCCGCAGCTCACCGGCACGGTCTTCCTGCACCTCGACCACAGCACCCCGGTCGCCGAATTACGCGAGCATCTGCACGACTATCTGCGGCAGCGCCCGGACTGGGACGGCCGCGACTGGAATCTGCTGGTCACCGACAGCACGCCGACCAGCATCGTGGTGCGCGCGTCCATGTCGGCCCGCAACGCCGACGATGTGTGGACGCTGCGCTGCGCGGTCCGCGAGGAGCTGGTGGCGTGGCTGGGCGCCTACCACCCGTACGCGCTGCCCAAGATCTCGACGGCCGTGGCGGCACCGGCGCACGCGCTGGCGGACTGA
- a CDS encoding acyl-CoA carboxylase subunit beta — translation MAREPAGAAGIAKRAAKGIPSPRERIGMLLDAGSFVEIGALVKQPGSRDALYGDGVVTGHGTVDGRPVVVIAHDQTVFGGSVGEMFGRKVAAAMDFAAEIGCPFVAINDSGGARVQDAVTSLAWYAAMSRRQLGLSGVVPQVSLMLGKCAAGAVYAPINTDVLIATESAYMFVTGPDIIRETTGEEVTLEELGGAFTQAENGNIHHVAPDEAAAFAWARTYLSYMPSNCFEQPPVVNPGLEPEITDSDRELDTIIPDSDRAGYDMYDVLLRIFDDGEFHEVGDASARNMITGFARVDGRSVGVVANQPLVSSGAIDARSSDKAAHFIRLCDAFGLPLVFVVDTPGVLPGVEEEKIGVIKRGGRFFYAVVEATVPIVTVVVRKAYGGGYAVMGCKQLGGDINLAWPTARIAVMGGEAAVGLTQRRQLAAVSDAERPAVRQQMIDFYNATVATPWIAAERGYIDAVIEPSSTRLEIRKALRLLRDKRVTHGPRKHHLMPL, via the coding sequence ATGGCGCGGGAACCGGCCGGGGCCGCCGGGATCGCCAAGCGGGCCGCGAAGGGGATACCCAGCCCGCGGGAGCGCATCGGCATGCTGCTCGACGCCGGGAGCTTCGTGGAGATCGGAGCGCTGGTGAAGCAGCCCGGCTCCCGCGACGCCCTGTACGGTGACGGCGTAGTGACCGGCCACGGTACCGTCGACGGCCGCCCGGTCGTGGTGATCGCCCACGACCAGACGGTGTTCGGCGGTTCGGTCGGGGAGATGTTCGGGCGCAAGGTCGCCGCGGCAATGGATTTCGCCGCCGAGATCGGCTGCCCGTTCGTGGCGATCAACGACTCCGGCGGCGCGCGGGTGCAGGACGCGGTCACCTCGCTGGCCTGGTACGCGGCGATGAGCCGCCGTCAGCTCGGGCTGTCCGGTGTGGTGCCGCAGGTCTCGCTGATGCTGGGCAAATGCGCCGCGGGCGCGGTGTACGCGCCGATCAACACCGACGTCCTGATCGCGACCGAGTCGGCCTACATGTTCGTGACCGGTCCCGACATCATCCGCGAGACCACGGGCGAGGAGGTCACCCTCGAGGAGCTCGGCGGCGCGTTCACCCAGGCCGAGAACGGCAACATCCATCATGTCGCGCCGGACGAAGCCGCGGCGTTCGCGTGGGCGCGGACGTATCTGAGCTATATGCCGTCGAATTGCTTCGAGCAGCCGCCGGTGGTCAACCCGGGGCTCGAACCCGAGATCACCGACTCCGACCGCGAACTCGACACGATCATTCCCGACTCCGACCGCGCCGGGTACGACATGTACGACGTGCTGCTGCGGATCTTCGACGACGGCGAGTTCCACGAGGTCGGTGACGCCTCCGCCCGCAATATGATCACCGGTTTCGCCCGTGTGGACGGCCGCAGCGTCGGCGTGGTGGCCAATCAGCCGCTGGTGTCCAGTGGCGCGATCGATGCTCGCAGTTCGGACAAGGCGGCGCATTTCATCCGGCTCTGTGACGCGTTCGGGTTGCCGCTGGTGTTCGTGGTCGACACGCCGGGCGTGCTGCCCGGTGTCGAGGAGGAGAAGATCGGCGTCATCAAGCGCGGCGGGCGGTTCTTCTACGCCGTGGTCGAGGCCACCGTCCCGATCGTCACCGTGGTGGTGCGCAAGGCATACGGCGGCGGCTACGCGGTGATGGGCTGCAAACAGCTCGGCGGCGACATCAATCTGGCCTGGCCCACCGCCCGCATCGCCGTGATGGGTGGTGAGGCGGCCGTCGGTCTCACCCAGCGCCGTCAGCTCGCCGCGGTCTCCGACGCGGAGCGCCCCGCAGTGCGGCAGCAGATGATCGACTTCTACAACGCCACCGTCGCCACCCCCTGGATCGCCGCCGAACGCGGCTACATCGATGCCGTCATCGAACCCAGCAGCACCCGCCTCGAGATCCGCAAGGCACTGCGCCTACTCCGCGACAAACGGGTCACCCACGGTCCGCGCAAACATCACCTGATGCCCCTCTAG
- a CDS encoding TIGR03668 family PPOX class F420-dependent oxidoreductase, giving the protein MDEREALRRFRAARVARLATVSAAGQPHLVPVTFAVAPDAPVVVIAVDHKPKTTTKLRRLSNIAARDRASVLADEYDEDWTRLWWVRLDGAARILTEPADRAEPIAWLTAKYPQYQGNRPQGPVIRIDAETVRGWSYSDGGDLDPTDPGSVMRPSGSNLE; this is encoded by the coding sequence CTGGACGAACGGGAGGCCCTGCGGCGTTTCCGGGCGGCCCGGGTGGCGCGCCTGGCCACGGTGAGCGCCGCCGGGCAACCACATCTGGTGCCGGTCACCTTCGCGGTCGCCCCGGACGCACCGGTCGTCGTGATCGCGGTGGACCACAAACCGAAAACGACGACGAAGCTGCGGCGACTGTCCAATATCGCGGCCCGCGACCGGGCGTCCGTGCTGGCCGACGAGTACGACGAGGACTGGACCCGACTGTGGTGGGTGCGGCTGGACGGTGCCGCGCGCATTCTCACCGAGCCCGCCGATCGCGCGGAGCCGATCGCCTGGCTCACCGCCAAATACCCGCAGTACCAAGGCAACCGGCCACAGGGACCGGTGATTCGAATCGACGCCGAAACCGTGCGTGGCTGGTCCTACAGCGACGGAGGCGATCTCGACCCCACCGACCCCGGCTCCGTCATGCGACCGTCCGGTTCGAACCTGGAGTAA
- a CDS encoding DNA translocase FtsK has product MAGKSRGTTTSRARAGSTRGRAPARSRSAGSRTGSTPRGSTTRGRTSATRRPAPRARSNTAPLAVLGRGIGNGWSMLARGVGATTRTLSRAGEIEHGHRRDGIALVLIAFSVIIAAAVWLAAGGPVGHAVDTAIRWITGSASAALPFVAVAVAVIMMRTEPRPEIRPRLVLGGLLVGLPALGLWHIAAGAPTDPHGRAHAAGFAGFVVGGPLRDGLTAWLAVPLLLIAMVFGVLLLTGTTVREVPNRLRELFGTGSRGDEYDSYDGRYGLYDPENYDADGFPLHEGRSRRRGRTPAENYPTDEFGGPDAITEVIGEPPLRDAKDIAAETTEAAAAEKPAAKPKSKKTPKVVDQTPEPPAPQQLEFVTERQVEGDYQLPPMSLLIDGDPPKRRSAANESMIEAITEVLVQFKIDAAVTGFVRGPTVTRYEVELGPGVKVEKITALARNIAYAVATENVRLLAPIPGKSAVGIEVPNSDRELVRLADVLKAPSTRNDHHPLLIGLGKNIEGEFLAANLAKMPHLLVAGSTGSGKSSFVNSMLVSLLQRATPDEVRMILIDPKMVELTPYEGIPHLITPIITQPKKAAAALAWLVEEMEQRYQDMQASKVRHIDDFNKKVKSGQITTPLGSERVYRPYPYILAIVDELADLMMTAPRDVEDAIVRITQKARAAGIHLVLATQRPSVDVVTGLIKTNVPSRLAFATSSLTDSRVILDQPGAEKLIGMGDGLFLPMGANKPTRLQGAFISDEEIQGVVDFAKNQAEPEYQEGVTSAKTGEKKDVDPDIGDDLDLFVQAVELVVTSQFGSTSMLQRKLRVGFAKAGRLMDLMETRGVVGPSEGSKARDVLIKPDELEGLLYTIKGGGELPAEEPADEP; this is encoded by the coding sequence ATGGCAGGTAAGTCCCGCGGCACCACGACCTCACGTGCGCGGGCGGGATCGACCCGGGGGAGGGCTCCGGCGCGGTCTCGTTCCGCCGGATCACGAACGGGGTCGACGCCACGCGGGTCGACCACGCGCGGGCGCACCTCCGCGACGCGGCGCCCGGCGCCGCGGGCGCGGTCGAATACGGCCCCGCTGGCCGTACTCGGGCGCGGGATCGGCAACGGCTGGTCGATGCTCGCCCGCGGGGTCGGCGCCACCACCCGCACACTGAGCCGGGCGGGGGAGATCGAGCACGGGCACCGGCGCGACGGAATCGCGCTGGTGCTCATCGCGTTCAGCGTGATCATCGCGGCCGCGGTATGGCTGGCGGCGGGCGGTCCGGTCGGGCACGCGGTCGATACCGCGATCCGCTGGATCACCGGATCCGCCTCGGCGGCGCTGCCGTTCGTGGCGGTGGCCGTCGCGGTCATCATGATGCGCACCGAACCGCGGCCCGAGATCCGGCCGCGGCTGGTGCTGGGCGGTCTGCTGGTCGGACTCCCCGCGCTGGGCCTGTGGCATATCGCCGCGGGCGCGCCCACCGACCCGCACGGGCGCGCGCACGCCGCGGGCTTCGCCGGATTCGTGGTCGGCGGCCCGCTGCGCGACGGCCTGACGGCCTGGCTCGCGGTGCCGCTGTTGTTGATCGCCATGGTGTTCGGCGTGCTGCTGCTGACCGGGACCACCGTGCGCGAGGTGCCCAACCGGCTGCGCGAACTGTTCGGCACCGGCAGCCGCGGCGACGAATACGACTCCTACGACGGCCGATACGGACTCTACGACCCGGAAAACTATGACGCCGACGGCTTCCCGCTGCACGAGGGCAGGTCCCGGCGGCGCGGCCGCACCCCCGCGGAGAACTACCCGACCGACGAATTCGGCGGCCCCGACGCGATCACCGAGGTCATCGGGGAGCCGCCGCTGCGCGACGCCAAGGACATCGCCGCCGAGACCACCGAGGCGGCCGCGGCCGAAAAGCCCGCCGCCAAGCCGAAATCCAAGAAAACCCCCAAGGTCGTCGACCAGACCCCGGAGCCGCCCGCCCCGCAGCAACTGGAATTCGTGACCGAGCGGCAGGTCGAAGGCGACTACCAGTTGCCGCCGATGTCGCTGCTGATCGACGGTGATCCGCCGAAACGCCGCAGCGCCGCCAACGAATCGATGATCGAGGCGATCACCGAGGTGCTGGTGCAGTTCAAGATCGACGCCGCGGTCACCGGATTCGTGCGCGGCCCGACGGTCACTCGCTACGAGGTCGAACTCGGTCCGGGCGTGAAGGTCGAGAAGATCACCGCCCTCGCCCGCAATATCGCCTACGCCGTGGCGACGGAGAACGTCCGGCTGCTGGCGCCGATACCGGGCAAGTCCGCCGTCGGCATCGAGGTGCCCAACTCCGACCGCGAGCTGGTGCGGCTGGCCGACGTGCTCAAGGCGCCCTCGACGCGAAACGACCACCACCCCTTGCTGATCGGCCTCGGCAAGAACATCGAGGGCGAATTCCTCGCCGCGAACCTGGCGAAGATGCCGCATCTGCTGGTGGCCGGTTCCACCGGTTCGGGTAAGTCCAGCTTCGTGAACTCGATGCTGGTGTCGCTGCTGCAGCGCGCGACGCCCGACGAGGTGCGGATGATCCTCATCGACCCGAAGATGGTGGAACTGACGCCCTACGAAGGCATTCCGCACCTGATCACCCCCATCATCACGCAGCCGAAGAAGGCCGCCGCCGCGCTGGCCTGGCTGGTGGAGGAGATGGAGCAGCGCTATCAGGACATGCAGGCCAGCAAGGTCCGCCACATCGACGACTTCAACAAGAAGGTGAAGTCGGGCCAGATCACCACGCCGCTGGGCAGCGAGCGGGTGTACCGGCCCTACCCGTACATCCTCGCCATCGTCGACGAGCTGGCCGACCTGATGATGACCGCGCCGCGCGACGTCGAGGACGCGATCGTGCGCATCACCCAGAAGGCCCGCGCCGCGGGCATCCACCTGGTGCTGGCGACGCAGCGGCCCTCGGTGGACGTGGTCACCGGCCTGATCAAGACCAACGTGCCGTCCCGGCTGGCCTTCGCCACCTCCTCGCTGACCGACTCGCGGGTCATCCTCGACCAGCCCGGCGCGGAGAAGCTGATCGGCATGGGCGACGGCCTGTTCCTGCCGATGGGCGCCAACAAGCCGACCCGCCTGCAGGGCGCGTTCATCTCCGACGAGGAGATCCAGGGCGTCGTCGACTTCGCCAAGAACCAGGCCGAGCCCGAGTATCAGGAGGGCGTCACCAGCGCCAAGACCGGCGAGAAGAAGGACGTCGACCCGGACATCGGCGACGACTTGGATCTGTTCGTGCAGGCCGTCGAGCTGGTGGTCACCTCCCAGTTCGGCTCCACCTCCATGCTGCAGCGCAAGCTGCGCGTCGGATTCGCCAAGGCGGGCCGCCTGATGGACCTGATGGAGACCCGCGGTGTCGTCGGTCCCAGCGAGGGGTCCAAGGCCCGCGACGTGCTGATCAAGCCCGACGAGCTGGAGGGCCTGCTGTACACGATCAAGGGTGGTGGCGAACTGCCCGCCGAGGAGCCCGCGGACGAGCCTTAG
- a CDS encoding amino-acid N-acetyltransferase, whose translation MTTRASHSDSIGDAVPDDRAPQPAVTARAPEPASRAGAGDPIVRRARTSDVPDIKTLVDVYAGKILLEKNLVTLYEAVQEFWVAEVDGRVVGCGALHVLWADLGEVRTVAVHPSVKGKGIGRLIVDKLIATARELELRRLFVLTFEVDFFERHGFAEIDGTPVTAEVFAEMCRSYDTGVAEFLDLSYVKPNTLGNTRMLLTL comes from the coding sequence ATGACGACACGGGCCTCGCACAGTGATTCGATCGGCGACGCCGTGCCCGACGACCGCGCTCCCCAGCCCGCCGTGACCGCGCGGGCCCCCGAGCCGGCTTCGAGGGCCGGGGCGGGCGACCCGATCGTGCGACGCGCCCGGACCTCGGATGTGCCCGACATCAAGACCCTGGTCGACGTCTACGCCGGCAAGATCCTGCTGGAGAAGAATCTCGTCACGCTGTACGAGGCGGTGCAGGAGTTCTGGGTGGCCGAGGTGGACGGCCGGGTGGTCGGCTGCGGCGCCTTGCACGTGTTGTGGGCGGACCTGGGCGAGGTGCGCACGGTGGCGGTGCACCCGAGTGTCAAGGGCAAGGGCATCGGCCGCCTGATCGTCGACAAGCTGATCGCGACGGCGCGTGAGCTGGAGTTGCGGCGGCTGTTCGTGCTCACCTTCGAGGTGGACTTCTTCGAGCGGCACGGGTTCGCCGAGATCGATGGCACACCCGTCACCGCCGAGGTGTTCGCCGAGATGTGCCGCTCCTACGACACCGGTGTGGCCGAGTTCCTCGATCTCAGCTACGTCAAGCCGAACACCCTCGGCAATACTCGAATGTTGTTGACCCTCTAG